From Micromonospora sp. NBC_01699, a single genomic window includes:
- a CDS encoding AraC family transcriptional regulator, whose translation MDPFDDLLRGVRADGAAFGRSVLTPPAALRFVDGAPLTLCVPLRGEGWITRAGGEKPLQVRVGEAVVVRGPEPFVFSTEPRSEFRPGELRDVHCGQSRVTEPAPDADPAERTVLLAGAYHVQGRAPQRLLGVLPPVLVATDDHDCASLRDYLDSQLGSCRPGRQIVLDRMLDWLLVCTLRDWFDQPGAEPPDWYRALGDDTVGPVLRAMHDAPNQPWTIASLAARAGVSRTTLAKRFTELVGEPPLTYLTDWRMTLAADLLTGSTATVAAVARQLGYADGFGFSAAFKRVHGVSPSEHRRLAHSVPEHRGATPVTSVT comes from the coding sequence ATGGACCCGTTCGACGATTTACTGCGCGGCGTACGCGCGGACGGTGCGGCCTTCGGCCGTTCGGTGTTGACGCCACCGGCGGCGCTGCGCTTTGTCGACGGCGCACCGCTGACGCTGTGCGTACCACTGCGCGGTGAGGGTTGGATCACCCGGGCGGGAGGCGAGAAGCCGCTTCAGGTACGGGTCGGCGAGGCCGTTGTCGTACGTGGACCGGAGCCGTTTGTCTTCTCCACCGAGCCCCGGTCGGAGTTCCGGCCGGGTGAACTTCGTGACGTGCACTGTGGGCAGTCGCGGGTGACCGAGCCCGCTCCGGACGCGGATCCGGCCGAGCGGACGGTGCTGCTGGCCGGGGCGTACCACGTGCAGGGGCGGGCGCCGCAGCGGCTGTTGGGGGTGTTACCGCCCGTGCTGGTGGCGACGGACGACCATGACTGCGCGTCGCTGCGTGACTATCTTGATTCGCAGCTCGGCAGCTGTCGTCCCGGTCGGCAGATAGTGCTGGACCGGATGCTGGACTGGTTGCTGGTCTGCACGCTGCGGGACTGGTTCGACCAGCCGGGCGCCGAGCCGCCGGACTGGTATCGCGCGCTGGGTGACGACACGGTGGGGCCGGTGCTGCGGGCCATGCACGACGCACCGAACCAACCGTGGACGATCGCCTCGCTGGCCGCCAGGGCCGGGGTGTCGCGTACGACGCTGGCAAAGCGGTTCACCGAACTGGTGGGTGAGCCGCCGTTGACGTACCTGACCGACTGGCGGATGACGCTGGCGGCGGATCTGCTGACCGGGTCGACCGCGACGGTGGCGGCCGTCGCGCGTCAGCTCGGCTACGCGGACGGGTTCGGTTTCAGCGCGGCCTTCAAACGGGTGCACGGGGTGAGCCCGAGTGAGCACCGTCGGTTGGCGCATTCGGTGCCCGAACACCGTGGCGCCACCCCGGTCACGTCGGTCACGTGA
- a CDS encoding PadR family transcriptional regulator: MPSDDILRTHLQELRRGTVVAASLVALRQPGYGYALLQRLTDHGFPVDANTLYPLLRRLEEQGLLTSEWNTDESRPRKFYRTSADGETILGRLLADLAAIQTSMTGLIEGADR, encoded by the coding sequence ATGCCGAGTGATGACATCCTCCGGACGCACCTCCAGGAACTCCGACGGGGCACGGTGGTCGCGGCGAGCCTGGTGGCGCTCCGCCAACCCGGCTACGGCTACGCCCTGCTCCAACGCCTGACCGACCACGGCTTCCCGGTCGACGCGAACACCCTCTACCCGCTGCTGCGCCGCCTTGAGGAACAGGGCCTGCTGACCAGTGAGTGGAACACCGACGAGAGCCGGCCGCGCAAGTTCTACCGCACCAGCGCGGACGGGGAGACCATCCTGGGTCGACTCCTTGCCGACCTCGCCGCCATCCAGACCTCGATGACCGGGCTGATCGAAGGAGCCGACCGATGA
- a CDS encoding tetratricopeptide repeat protein, with product MGDEAPIRVVGWGFIPVPGEQRRWRRAENAARQLLEFADAATKKKRPPNRQDQNEPDSLDEPAPADIPDPPVTLSTPQVHLNQNISERQEDRAREQDHEGQELVLAISAKEVQRLKFIYNLPAMEQGARKPEPTANVISPESIPKAEVGTGTVGSEIDVGDSIDQTIARDSNEESARRLVHEAQSEAQKGAPTRALQLFEEAIATNPSSSHALSSYAEFLQNEMKDSDRAREIYERAIELNPLDPDLLGSFAIFAETKLHDTAFANRLYTRALAIEPQHTINLANFADMLAQEQDYAKAQELFERAIQTDERNSWALEGYARFLAEHLREFAHARELYERAVEVDPVDPDLVGSFANFAATRLRDASLTERLYAQAFDIDPSHAINLAGFAEYLASKGDQDRARELFERAILANPFSGWVLESYARFLSGKARDFVRAKEVYEKAIEVDPDDEGLIGNFAIFAETILRDADLARSLYTRALEIDPGHANNLVNFARFNARIGQLERATELFERALMEHPHSSLVLARYAEILGSYTTQFTRAREMYEKAVRVDTTNPDLLGDFAAFTEAYFRDTDLTGDLYQRALMIDGAHLRNLLNFADFLSREGRVQDARLIFDQAMTADPGNILMLSRYARFLADQQGEEGRAREIFESAIATNPNDVSLISNFAIFAELTLRDFDLAERLFTQALEINPENFELLSAFAGFQSDRGRRGEARELLDRAMSLSPTNSWVLERYARFMSSEVGGINRARELFEQALQVDPTGHALIANFAIFAETKLRDLDLAKRLYLRALELVPANTVTLTRLANLEAQLGNLDGAQELFRRATESGPTDGSVLVSYARFTADQKRDLNQAHELFEKAIEVDPRNPNTIGSFAVFAETKLQNDDLARTLYTRALKVDPNHASNLADFADFLGKHGAHDEARAFFNRAVASDPFNSWAAASYARYLSSIPGEIDSALELYENAVEANPSDANLIGNFAIFAETTIGDPGLAERLYTRALEIDPGHVNNLANFAELLAVRGEMDRAHALFGRALAERAASPDILGRFGLFLHHHEGQLEAALEVLEQACSFSPADPNNIVNLAQILFVMEKDLEATALVADLLTQDIDANIRLESEFYWFAHVERGPGRALKVVKRLLSQGVLSEGWPLKRNVEVAIATGHRSPHLLQKIASVIAGSEPIVILEEFSEWTDIAIDSDHETV from the coding sequence ATGGGCGATGAAGCACCGATTCGCGTCGTTGGATGGGGTTTTATACCTGTTCCGGGCGAGCAACGCCGCTGGAGGCGTGCCGAGAATGCCGCACGGCAACTCCTGGAATTCGCAGATGCCGCCACAAAGAAGAAAAGGCCACCAAATCGCCAGGATCAAAATGAACCGGACAGCCTTGATGAGCCGGCGCCGGCGGATATACCAGACCCGCCAGTCACCCTCTCCACACCTCAGGTGCATCTAAACCAGAACATTTCTGAGCGCCAGGAAGATAGAGCACGAGAACAGGACCATGAAGGTCAAGAGCTAGTTCTGGCAATTTCGGCCAAAGAAGTACAGCGACTCAAATTCATCTACAATTTACCTGCTATGGAGCAAGGCGCACGGAAACCCGAACCGACGGCCAATGTTATATCGCCAGAATCTATACCGAAGGCAGAGGTTGGCACAGGAACAGTTGGTTCGGAAATTGACGTCGGGGATTCCATCGATCAGACAATAGCCAGAGACAGCAATGAAGAAAGCGCGCGTCGTTTAGTGCACGAAGCACAAAGTGAGGCCCAAAAAGGCGCTCCGACCCGCGCGCTTCAACTCTTCGAAGAAGCCATCGCGACCAATCCTTCAAGCAGTCACGCACTGAGCAGCTACGCCGAATTCCTCCAGAATGAGATGAAAGACTCCGATCGCGCTCGCGAGATCTACGAGAGAGCCATCGAGCTCAATCCGCTTGACCCGGATTTGCTTGGCAGCTTCGCAATCTTCGCCGAAACCAAGCTTCACGATACCGCGTTCGCTAACCGCCTATACACCCGCGCGCTCGCAATCGAGCCGCAGCACACAATAAATCTTGCAAACTTCGCTGATATGCTCGCGCAGGAGCAGGACTATGCTAAAGCTCAAGAACTTTTTGAGAGGGCAATCCAAACAGACGAACGCAACAGCTGGGCCCTTGAGGGATACGCTCGCTTCCTCGCCGAACATTTGAGAGAATTCGCACACGCTCGCGAATTGTACGAACGAGCAGTTGAGGTTGACCCGGTCGATCCCGATCTAGTCGGCAGCTTCGCCAATTTTGCAGCTACCAGACTCCGGGACGCCAGTCTTACCGAAAGACTTTACGCCCAAGCATTCGACATTGACCCTAGCCATGCCATTAATCTTGCGGGTTTCGCCGAATACCTGGCGAGCAAAGGGGATCAGGATCGCGCACGCGAATTGTTCGAACGCGCCATCCTGGCGAATCCTTTCAGCGGTTGGGTACTTGAAAGCTACGCACGTTTCCTCAGTGGCAAAGCGCGAGATTTCGTTCGAGCCAAAGAGGTGTACGAGAAGGCGATTGAAGTCGACCCGGACGACGAAGGACTAATAGGCAACTTCGCCATCTTCGCTGAGACCATCCTTCGTGATGCCGATCTAGCCAGGTCACTATACACGCGAGCACTTGAGATAGATCCAGGACACGCTAATAACCTCGTCAATTTCGCGCGATTCAACGCGCGTATAGGCCAGCTCGAACGGGCTACCGAACTGTTTGAGCGCGCACTCATGGAGCATCCTCACAGCAGCCTAGTACTGGCACGGTATGCTGAAATACTAGGCTCATATACAACGCAATTCACCCGAGCACGCGAAATGTACGAGAAAGCAGTTCGTGTCGACACCACTAACCCTGATCTTCTTGGCGATTTTGCAGCCTTCACCGAAGCATATTTTCGTGACACCGACTTGACAGGCGATCTCTACCAACGCGCCCTGATGATAGACGGCGCACATTTGCGGAACCTGCTCAACTTCGCGGATTTCCTTTCACGTGAGGGCCGCGTACAGGATGCGCGGTTGATTTTCGACCAAGCAATGACAGCTGATCCGGGCAACATCCTTATGCTGTCAAGGTACGCCCGGTTCTTAGCTGATCAACAAGGAGAGGAAGGCCGTGCTCGCGAAATTTTCGAGAGCGCGATTGCAACTAACCCCAACGACGTCAGCCTCATCAGTAACTTTGCCATTTTCGCCGAACTAACACTCCGCGACTTCGATCTCGCTGAGCGACTCTTCACACAGGCACTCGAGATCAATCCAGAAAACTTCGAATTGCTCTCTGCGTTCGCCGGCTTCCAATCGGATCGTGGACGACGAGGCGAAGCGCGCGAACTGCTTGATCGTGCAATGTCGCTCTCGCCCACCAATAGCTGGGTGTTAGAGCGTTACGCACGGTTCATGTCCAGCGAAGTTGGTGGGATCAATCGTGCACGGGAGCTATTCGAGCAGGCTCTTCAGGTCGATCCCACGGGTCATGCTCTAATCGCGAACTTTGCGATCTTCGCCGAGACAAAACTTCGCGATCTCGACCTTGCCAAGCGCCTCTATCTGCGCGCATTGGAGCTCGTTCCTGCAAATACTGTTACGCTGACAAGACTCGCTAACCTAGAGGCACAGCTCGGCAATCTTGACGGCGCGCAGGAACTATTTAGACGAGCAACCGAGAGCGGGCCCACGGACGGCTCAGTTCTTGTTAGCTACGCTCGATTCACGGCCGACCAAAAGAGAGACCTGAATCAGGCCCACGAGCTATTCGAAAAGGCTATTGAAGTCGATCCTCGTAATCCAAACACAATCGGCAGTTTCGCAGTGTTTGCGGAGACAAAACTTCAAAATGATGACCTTGCCAGGACGCTCTACACACGAGCATTAAAAGTAGACCCAAACCATGCAAGTAACCTGGCCGACTTCGCAGACTTCCTTGGCAAACACGGTGCCCATGACGAAGCACGGGCATTCTTCAACAGGGCCGTGGCGTCAGATCCTTTCAACAGTTGGGCAGCCGCCAGCTATGCCCGCTACCTCAGCAGCATTCCGGGTGAGATAGATTCCGCCCTCGAGCTTTACGAAAATGCGGTCGAGGCCAATCCAAGCGACGCCAACCTAATCGGTAATTTCGCCATCTTCGCCGAAACAACAATAGGTGACCCCGGACTTGCAGAGAGGCTATACACCCGCGCCCTAGAAATCGATCCAGGGCATGTCAACAACCTCGCGAACTTTGCCGAACTGCTCGCTGTGCGAGGAGAAATGGACCGGGCGCATGCTCTTTTCGGGCGGGCGTTGGCGGAACGTGCAGCTAGTCCAGATATCCTTGGTCGGTTTGGTCTTTTCTTACATCACCACGAAGGGCAACTGGAGGCCGCTCTCGAAGTTCTTGAGCAGGCGTGCAGCTTTTCTCCCGCAGATCCCAACAATATTGTCAATCTCGCGCAAATACTATTTGTAATGGAAAAGGACCTTGAGGCAACTGCCCTAGTGGCGGACCTGTTGACACAAGATATCGACGCAAACATACGTCTGGAAAGTGAGTTCTACTGGTTTGCACACGTCGAGCGAGGCCCCGGTCGCGCCTTGAAGGTTGTCAAACGACTACTCTCGCAAGGAGTACTTTCCGAGGGCTGGCCACTCAAACGCAACGTAGAGGTCGCCATAGCAACCGGCCATCGGTCTCCACACCTATTGCAGAAGATAGCAAGCGTGATTGCTGGTAGCGAACCAATAGTTATCCTTGAGGAATTTAGCGAATGGACCGACATAGCTATCGATTCGGATCACGAGACTGTATGA
- a CDS encoding DUF3427 domain-containing protein — MTELGRGIYEHLITYGLDARLGVIGSELVERADLDPVDAHEVLGRHIAALTTRALRAVGGSDREGLARQVAMANQIAETIAAIEPRAVDGADQVADVHKLLTAIADPPTPPEEPRFPVRPSTPLSSGALLVNGRNQPRIGHEVATEMASADEVDLLCAFIKWYGLRLVERPIRELIERGGRVRVITTTYLGATDQRALDRLVELGAEVKVSYETRTTRLHAKAWLFRRHNGASTAYVGSSNLSKAALVDGLEWNIRVSNLEQPSVINTFEATFTDYWSDPAFEPYDPAEDGERLRRALRYEHTGNGTVSDPDVEITNIDVRPYGYQREILADLAAERIVHGRYRNLVVMATGTGKTVVAALDYRELRRTKTVESLLFVAHREEILRQSRSVFRHVLRDGSFGEILVGGERPTEWRHVFASIQSLQHPDFDPSRYDMVIVDEFHHAAAPTYTKLLEHVLPRVLLGLTATPDRADGEDVRLWFGGHAAVELHLWEALERQLLAPFQYFGLHDDVDLSTLTWKRGQGYEITDLNRLYTGNDARARFILQAVRDKVDVGSMRALGFCVSIGHAEFMAEAFTRAGVPARAVTSKDTTGRRALIDAFKTREVRVLFTVDLFNEGVDLPMVDTILMLRPTESATIFLQQLGRGLRLDDNKACLTVLDFIGGQHANFRFDLRWRALTGVSRRAIETAVREDFPTLPSGCHVELDRVAKEIVLANLKSALPSSTKNLTAELRQLGDVSLAEYLRETGLEVEDLYRRKSIGGWAGLRRLAGLDTKPAGPDDRNLGPAIGRMLHLDDPDRLGLLRQIASGEAPAPGRLVDLMYLNLWGPKVAADEREQRLIRLWSEHPDRRAELGQLYEVLRERMHRVVGPPASPTVPLRVHARYSRNEVLAGFGVPDPASMREGVKWVEAEQADIFFVTLVKSERHYSPTTMYADRSVTPELFQWESQSTTSSASPTGQRYINHRQRGSSVHLFVRETKERDGDLGVPPYLYAGPMTYESHTGDRPMRILWRLHHELPATVFHAARITAA, encoded by the coding sequence GTGACTGAGTTGGGGCGGGGGATTTACGAGCACCTGATCACGTACGGGCTGGATGCTCGGCTGGGTGTGATCGGGTCTGAGCTGGTGGAACGTGCGGATCTGGATCCGGTGGACGCGCATGAGGTGTTGGGGCGGCATATTGCCGCGTTGACCACGCGGGCGTTGCGTGCGGTCGGTGGCTCGGACAGGGAAGGTCTGGCTCGGCAGGTGGCGATGGCGAACCAGATCGCCGAGACGATCGCGGCGATCGAGCCACGGGCCGTTGACGGCGCCGACCAGGTGGCCGACGTACACAAGCTGTTGACCGCCATCGCGGATCCGCCCACACCGCCGGAGGAGCCAAGGTTCCCCGTACGGCCGAGCACTCCACTGTCGAGTGGGGCGCTGCTGGTCAACGGGCGGAATCAGCCGCGCATCGGGCACGAGGTGGCTACCGAGATGGCGTCGGCCGACGAGGTCGACCTGCTCTGTGCGTTCATCAAGTGGTACGGGCTGCGTCTGGTCGAGCGCCCCATCCGGGAGCTGATCGAACGCGGTGGCCGGGTCAGGGTCATCACCACCACCTACCTCGGTGCGACGGACCAACGGGCGCTGGACCGGCTGGTCGAGTTGGGTGCCGAGGTCAAGGTCTCCTACGAGACCAGAACCACCCGCCTGCACGCCAAGGCCTGGCTGTTCCGCCGCCACAACGGGGCCAGCACCGCGTACGTCGGGTCTTCGAATCTTTCGAAGGCGGCGCTGGTTGACGGCCTGGAGTGGAACATCCGGGTCTCCAACCTCGAACAGCCGTCGGTCATCAACACGTTCGAGGCCACCTTTACCGACTACTGGAGCGACCCGGCGTTCGAGCCATACGACCCGGCCGAGGATGGCGAGCGGCTGCGCCGGGCACTGCGGTACGAACACACCGGCAACGGCACGGTCAGCGATCCCGATGTCGAGATCACCAACATCGACGTCCGGCCGTACGGATACCAGCGGGAGATCCTGGCCGACCTCGCCGCCGAGCGGATTGTGCACGGGCGATACCGCAATCTGGTGGTGATGGCAACCGGCACCGGCAAGACCGTCGTCGCCGCGCTCGACTACCGCGAACTACGTCGGACCAAAACCGTCGAGTCGCTGCTGTTCGTCGCGCACCGGGAGGAGATTCTGCGGCAGAGCCGGTCGGTTTTCCGGCACGTGCTGCGCGACGGCAGTTTCGGGGAAATCCTGGTCGGCGGCGAGCGGCCGACCGAGTGGCGGCACGTTTTCGCCTCGATCCAGTCGCTGCAACACCCGGACTTCGACCCGAGCCGGTACGACATGGTGATCGTGGACGAGTTCCACCATGCCGCCGCGCCGACGTACACGAAGCTGCTGGAGCACGTGCTGCCGCGCGTACTCCTGGGGCTGACCGCGACCCCGGACCGGGCTGACGGCGAAGACGTGCGGCTGTGGTTCGGCGGACATGCGGCCGTTGAGCTGCACCTGTGGGAGGCGCTGGAGCGGCAACTGCTCGCGCCGTTCCAGTATTTCGGGCTGCACGACGATGTTGACCTGTCGACGCTGACATGGAAACGCGGGCAGGGTTACGAGATTACCGACCTCAATCGGCTCTACACCGGGAACGATGCCCGCGCCCGTTTCATCCTGCAAGCCGTGCGGGACAAGGTCGATGTCGGCAGCATGCGGGCGCTCGGGTTCTGCGTCAGCATCGGGCACGCCGAGTTCATGGCGGAGGCGTTCACCAGGGCCGGTGTGCCGGCACGGGCGGTGACCTCGAAGGACACCACCGGCCGCCGCGCGCTGATCGACGCTTTCAAAACCCGAGAGGTACGGGTGCTGTTCACCGTTGACCTGTTCAACGAGGGTGTCGACCTGCCGATGGTCGACACGATCCTGATGCTGCGGCCGACCGAGAGCGCCACCATTTTCCTTCAGCAGCTCGGCCGTGGGCTGCGCCTGGACGACAACAAAGCGTGCCTGACGGTTCTCGACTTCATCGGTGGGCAGCACGCCAATTTTCGCTTCGACCTGCGTTGGCGAGCACTGACCGGGGTCAGCCGGCGGGCGATCGAGACCGCCGTACGCGAAGATTTTCCCACCCTGCCCAGTGGCTGCCACGTGGAGCTGGACCGGGTTGCCAAGGAGATCGTGCTGGCGAACCTGAAAAGCGCGCTGCCCAGCTCGACCAAGAACCTCACCGCCGAGCTGCGCCAGCTCGGTGACGTCAGCCTGGCCGAGTACCTGCGTGAGACCGGGCTGGAGGTCGAGGATCTCTACCGGCGCAAGAGCATCGGTGGCTGGGCGGGGCTGCGTCGACTCGCCGGGTTGGACACCAAACCGGCCGGTCCGGACGATCGGAACCTCGGGCCGGCGATCGGGCGGATGCTGCACCTGGACGATCCGGACCGGCTCGGCCTGCTGCGGCAGATCGCCTCCGGTGAGGCGCCGGCTCCCGGGCGGCTGGTCGACCTGATGTACCTCAACCTGTGGGGGCCGAAGGTCGCGGCCGACGAACGGGAGCAGCGGCTGATCCGGCTCTGGTCGGAACACCCTGACCGGCGGGCCGAGTTGGGGCAGCTCTACGAGGTGCTGCGGGAACGGATGCATCGGGTGGTCGGACCGCCAGCGTCGCCGACTGTGCCGCTGCGGGTGCACGCGCGGTACAGCCGGAACGAGGTGTTGGCGGGGTTCGGCGTACCGGATCCGGCGTCGATGCGGGAGGGGGTGAAGTGGGTGGAGGCGGAGCAGGCCGACATCTTCTTCGTCACCCTGGTCAAATCAGAGCGGCACTACTCCCCCACCACCATGTACGCCGACCGTTCGGTCACCCCCGAGCTGTTCCAGTGGGAGTCACAGAGCACCACCTCGTCAGCTTCACCGACCGGCCAGCGGTACATCAACCACCGGCAGCGTGGGTCGAGCGTGCACCTGTTCGTCCGCGAGACCAAGGAACGCGACGGTGACCTGGGTGTGCCGCCCTACCTCTACGCAGGCCCGATGACGTACGAGTCGCACACCGGTGACCGCCCGATGCGGATCCTCTGGCGGCTCCACCACGAACTCCCGGCCACCGTCTTCCACGCCGCCCGCATCACCGCCGCCTAA
- a CDS encoding permease prefix domain 1-containing protein — translation MNTLTDRYLAATLTSVPAQRRDEIAAELRGSIEDMIEDRAGNGQDPATAERDVLTELGNPERLAARYADRRLQLIGPTYYLVWARLMRLLLSFVPAIVGTVVAVIDAADGGSVGDVIGSGIGAAIEVAVQIAFWVTLAFAIAERSKTKLDLPDWTVDQLPDAPVDRQVSRTDTVAAVVTITLLLAYLPWQHFRSWVQAADGTNIPIIDPALWTSWLPALIAVLVASVAFEIVKYRVGRRTWPLFGVKVLLDLAFTLPVIWLLHTDRLLNPALVDRFDWLGNDDNLSNVATLSVVITAIVVFWDIVDSAIKTRRANA, via the coding sequence ATGAACACCCTGACCGACCGCTACCTCGCCGCGACCCTGACCTCCGTACCCGCGCAGCGGCGCGACGAGATCGCCGCCGAACTCCGCGGCTCGATCGAGGACATGATCGAGGACCGGGCCGGCAACGGCCAGGACCCCGCCACCGCCGAACGGGACGTGCTCACCGAACTCGGCAACCCGGAACGCCTCGCCGCCCGCTACGCCGACCGGCGACTGCAACTCATCGGCCCCACCTACTACCTGGTCTGGGCCCGGCTGATGCGGCTACTGCTCAGCTTCGTACCGGCCATCGTCGGCACCGTCGTCGCCGTGATCGACGCCGCCGACGGCGGATCGGTCGGCGACGTGATCGGCTCCGGGATCGGCGCCGCCATCGAGGTCGCGGTCCAGATCGCCTTCTGGGTCACCCTCGCCTTCGCCATCGCCGAACGCAGCAAGACCAAACTCGACCTGCCCGACTGGACCGTCGACCAGCTTCCCGACGCCCCGGTCGACCGTCAGGTGAGCCGCACCGACACCGTCGCGGCCGTCGTCACGATCACCCTGCTTCTCGCCTACCTGCCCTGGCAGCACTTCCGCTCCTGGGTGCAGGCCGCCGACGGCACCAACATCCCGATCATCGACCCGGCGCTGTGGACGTCCTGGCTCCCGGCCCTGATCGCCGTCCTGGTCGCCAGCGTGGCCTTCGAGATCGTGAAGTATCGGGTCGGGCGCCGGACCTGGCCGCTGTTCGGGGTCAAGGTCCTGCTCGACCTGGCGTTCACCCTCCCGGTGATCTGGCTGCTGCACACCGACCGGCTGCTCAACCCGGCCCTGGTGGACCGCTTCGACTGGCTCGGCAACGACGACAACCTGAGCAACGTCGCCACCCTCAGCGTCGTCATCACCGCCATCGTCGTCTTTTGGGACATCGTCGACAGCGCGATCAAGACCCGCCGCGCCAACGCCTGA
- a CDS encoding NmrA family NAD(P)-binding protein: MTTDVKDILVIGGTGKIGRRLVRTLRASGRPVRAASRSGERRFDWSEPSTWLPAVEGISAVYLMAPEDPKDADDFVTLATESGVSRFVALSGRGIDQIEGDFSPGMLAAEQAVRDSGVEWTIIRPNNFNQNFDEDLWRQPLRDGRLGLPIGVTPEPFVDAQDVADVAALLLTTPSDSHHGQVYDLTGPEALTFATVVATIAEAAGRSIRYDQLTPDQYRTELLAQGYPEETAAALNVMFAGMRAGHLANPTDTVRRLLRRPPTTFNTYAARAATTGAWS, encoded by the coding sequence ATGACAACAGACGTGAAGGACATCCTCGTCATCGGCGGCACCGGCAAGATCGGCCGCCGGCTGGTCCGTACGCTCCGGGCCTCGGGCCGACCGGTCCGCGCGGCCTCCCGCTCCGGTGAGAGACGCTTCGACTGGTCGGAACCGAGCACCTGGTTACCGGCGGTGGAGGGCATCTCGGCGGTCTACCTGATGGCCCCGGAGGACCCGAAGGATGCCGACGACTTCGTCACGCTCGCGACAGAATCCGGCGTCAGTCGGTTCGTGGCGCTGTCCGGACGCGGAATCGACCAGATCGAGGGCGACTTCTCGCCGGGCATGCTCGCCGCCGAGCAGGCCGTACGCGACTCCGGCGTCGAATGGACAATCATCCGGCCGAACAACTTCAACCAGAACTTCGACGAGGACCTGTGGCGGCAGCCGCTGCGCGACGGCCGACTGGGTCTGCCGATCGGCGTCACACCGGAACCGTTCGTCGACGCCCAGGACGTCGCCGACGTCGCCGCGCTCCTGTTGACCACACCTTCCGACAGTCATCACGGGCAGGTGTACGACCTGACCGGCCCCGAAGCGCTCACCTTCGCCACGGTGGTGGCGACAATAGCCGAGGCCGCCGGACGCTCCATCCGGTACGACCAGCTGACGCCCGACCAGTACCGGACCGAACTGCTCGCCCAGGGCTACCCGGAGGAGACCGCCGCCGCCCTGAACGTCATGTTCGCCGGAATGCGCGCCGGACACCTAGCCAACCCGACCGACACCGTACGCCGCCTGCTCCGCCGCCCCCCGACCACCTTCAACACGTACGCCGCTCGGGCAGCCACAACCGGCGCCTGGTCCTAA